In Acidobacteriota bacterium, one DNA window encodes the following:
- a CDS encoding acyl-CoA/acyl-ACP dehydrogenase, with amino-acid sequence MDFDLNKPQQLLQQSAREFFARECPLERVRELMATDTAFDEKLWQAIADQGWTGLLVPEEFGGLGLGLVELAVVAEEMGRACLPGPFISTLWAAALIERTGSEGQRAQYLEKIANGELKATVALLEETADWNPATVALRAEKNGKGYSLTGRKEFVTDAAIADLIIVVARGDEGLVFLPISKGASGLTITATPGIDATRKLYTLDFDNVAVAETEALAFNARAQEALEAATDVAMVALCAELTGGMQWTLDMAVEYAKTRLQFGKPIGIYQAVQHRCADMFLWLESSRSAAYYAAWAVSENDPAAKLAVAMAKVYCSDAGREVGNNGIQVHGGIGFTWEHNLHLYYKRAKGSEIMFGDASYHREKLAQLVVDETEG; translated from the coding sequence ATGGATTTTGATCTCAATAAACCACAACAACTCTTGCAACAATCGGCGCGCGAATTCTTTGCGCGTGAATGCCCATTGGAACGAGTGCGCGAACTGATGGCCACCGACACGGCCTTTGATGAAAAGCTCTGGCAAGCCATTGCTGACCAGGGCTGGACAGGCTTGCTCGTGCCCGAAGAATTTGGCGGCCTGGGCCTGGGGCTAGTCGAATTGGCCGTCGTCGCCGAAGAGATGGGCCGCGCCTGTTTGCCCGGGCCGTTCATTTCGACGCTTTGGGCGGCAGCGTTGATCGAACGCACGGGCAGCGAAGGGCAGCGCGCGCAGTATCTGGAAAAGATCGCCAATGGCGAATTGAAAGCCACGGTCGCGTTGCTGGAAGAAACCGCCGATTGGAACCCGGCAACGGTGGCCTTGCGCGCCGAAAAGAACGGCAAAGGCTACAGCCTGACCGGACGCAAAGAATTCGTCACCGATGCGGCGATTGCCGATCTGATCATCGTCGTGGCGCGTGGCGATGAAGGCTTGGTTTTCCTGCCCATCAGCAAAGGCGCCAGCGGTCTGACGATTACGGCGACGCCCGGCATTGACGCGACGCGCAAGCTTTACACGCTCGATTTCGACAACGTCGCGGTCGCCGAAACCGAGGCGCTGGCGTTCAACGCGCGCGCACAGGAAGCGTTGGAAGCGGCGACCGATGTGGCAATGGTGGCCTTGTGTGCCGAGCTAACCGGCGGCATGCAATGGACGCTAGACATGGCGGTCGAATACGCCAAGACGCGGCTGCAATTCGGCAAGCCCATCGGCATTTATCAAGCCGTGCAGCATCGTTGCGCCGACATGTTCCTGTGGCTCGAAAGCTCGCGTTCGGCGGCCTATTACGCGGCCTGGGCCGTTTCCGAAAATGATCCGGCGGCCAAGCTAGCGGTGGCGATGGCCAAGGTCTATTGCTCTGACGCTGGGCGCGAAGTCGGCAACAACGGCATACAGGTGCACGGCGGCATCGGCTTCACCTGGGAACACAACCTGCACCTTTATTACAAACGCGCCAAAGGTTCAGAAATCATGTTCGGCGATGCCAGCTATCACCGCGAAAAGCTGGCGCAGTTGGTGGTGGACGAAACCGAAGGCTGA
- a CDS encoding electron transfer flavoprotein subunit beta/FixA family protein → MNIVVCLKQILDPLAPAREFRVDADKKEAVRGSASLVTNIFCENALETALQFKEQLGAGKITALSFGPESAEDSLRKALAMKADAAALVVNDGHPHPDPLAVAQVLAAAIGKLGIFDIVMVGRESGDWGVGQTAGLLAEVLGVPSVSFVDHIETVDGKLRLKRQTDNGFEIVEAAPPLVVSITNDEHNVPRIPKTRDVMMSFRQPLTRFTLDELGVDAAAIRAGGDYYEVIELSIPVKDVNCEFVNGDSLEQKVEQFAQRVLAITQSL, encoded by the coding sequence GTGAACATCGTCGTCTGTCTCAAACAAATCCTCGATCCGCTCGCGCCCGCGCGCGAGTTCCGCGTGGATGCCGACAAAAAAGAAGCCGTGCGTGGGTCGGCCTCGCTGGTCACCAACATCTTTTGCGAAAACGCGCTGGAAACGGCGCTCCAATTCAAAGAACAACTTGGCGCGGGCAAAATCACGGCGCTCAGCTTCGGCCCCGAATCCGCCGAAGATAGCTTGCGCAAGGCGCTCGCGATGAAAGCCGATGCCGCCGCGCTGGTCGTCAACGATGGTCATCCACATCCTGACCCACTGGCGGTCGCCCAAGTGCTGGCCGCCGCCATCGGCAAACTCGGCATATTTGATATCGTGATGGTCGGGCGCGAATCCGGTGATTGGGGCGTAGGCCAAACCGCCGGACTGCTGGCCGAAGTGCTGGGCGTCCCGTCAGTTTCCTTCGTTGATCACATTGAAACTGTAGACGGCAAGTTGCGGTTGAAACGCCAGACTGACAACGGCTTTGAGATTGTCGAAGCCGCGCCGCCGCTGGTCGTCTCGATCACCAACGACGAACACAACGTGCCGCGCATCCCCAAAACCCGCGACGTGATGATGTCGTTCCGCCAGCCGCTCACCAGATTTACGCTGGATGAATTAGGCGTTGACGCGGCGGCCATCCGAGCTGGCGGTGACTATTACGAGGTCATTGAGCTAAGCATTCCGGTCAAGGACGTGAATTGCGAATTCGTCAACGGCGACTCGCTGGAACAGAAGGTTGAGCAATTCGCCCAGCGCGTGCTGGCCATCACGCAGTCACTTTAG
- a CDS encoding acyl-CoA dehydrogenase — MDLKLSPSEEQFRDELRAWLSTNVPPPWTDGNTNEEERGAYFEFLRNWQRKVYDAGWAGVSWPKEYGGRGAAIIEQAIWQEEWARAEAPALINALGLYLIGPTIITAGTPEQKQRFLPKILSAEEIWCQGFSEPNSGSDVASLATKGVLDGDHFVINGQKIWTSLAHVADWCLLLVRTDPNVPKHKGITALLVDMHAPGVTVRPLKQITGDASFNEVFFDNVRVPVANVLGEVNKGWQTAITTLMNERANLGAGTYIAFKRNLEMLIARAREMNRTGDPLVRQKLAQAYLELEIFRLNNTRSLSKISKTGVPGPEGSILKIFWSEYNQRFQQTAMEVLGPYAQLHGFNNGRWVFDYLRSRANTIEAGTSEILRNIVAERVLGLPKSY; from the coding sequence ATGGATTTGAAATTATCACCCAGCGAAGAGCAGTTCCGCGACGAATTGCGCGCCTGGCTCTCGACCAACGTGCCGCCCCCGTGGACGGACGGCAACACCAACGAAGAAGAGCGCGGCGCGTACTTCGAGTTTTTGCGCAACTGGCAACGCAAGGTCTACGACGCCGGTTGGGCAGGCGTCTCGTGGCCCAAGGAATACGGCGGACGCGGCGCGGCGATTATCGAACAAGCCATCTGGCAGGAAGAGTGGGCGCGTGCCGAAGCTCCGGCGTTAATCAACGCGCTCGGCCTGTACCTGATCGGCCCGACGATCATCACGGCGGGCACGCCTGAACAGAAACAGCGCTTCCTGCCCAAGATTCTTTCCGCTGAAGAGATTTGGTGCCAGGGCTTTTCCGAACCCAATTCTGGCAGCGACGTGGCATCGCTCGCGACCAAAGGCGTGCTCGATGGCGATCATTTCGTCATCAACGGCCAGAAGATTTGGACGAGTCTGGCGCACGTGGCCGATTGGTGTTTGCTGCTTGTGCGCACCGATCCGAATGTTCCGAAGCACAAGGGCATTACGGCCTTGCTCGTTGACATGCACGCGCCCGGCGTGACCGTGCGCCCGCTCAAACAGATCACCGGCGACGCCAGTTTCAACGAAGTCTTTTTTGACAACGTGCGCGTGCCCGTCGCTAACGTGCTGGGCGAGGTCAACAAAGGCTGGCAAACAGCCATCACGACACTGATGAACGAACGCGCCAATCTGGGCGCGGGCACTTACATCGCCTTCAAGCGCAACCTCGAAATGCTGATTGCCCGCGCGCGCGAAATGAACCGCACCGGCGATCCGCTGGTGCGGCAAAAACTGGCGCAGGCCTATCTCGAACTGGAAATCTTCCGGCTGAATAATACGCGCTCGCTCTCGAAAATCAGCAAGACCGGCGTGCCCGGCCCCGAAGGTTCGATCCTGAAAATTTTCTGGAGCGAGTACAACCAGCGCTTTCAGCAAACGGCGATGGAAGTGCTGGGGCCTTATGCGCAACTGCACGGCTTCAACAATGGCCGCTGGGTGTTTGATTACCTGCGTTCGCGCGCCAACACCATTGAGGCGGGCACCAGCGAGATTCTGCGCAACATCGTGGCCGAGCGCGTGTTGGGCTTACCAAAGAGCTATTGA
- a CDS encoding electron transfer flavoprotein subunit alpha/FixB family protein, with protein MSNVIICLFAANGFDRAAQGVSGAGQRLAADNGGRLHAVVIGAADDALQTALSPLAETITSLAFSEYQPEACLNTLTQVCRELAAHAVLFGNDTYSQELAPRLAYRLGGSAVADGIELLPHGDKLRVKRAVYGGKAVATIELQRAPAVVWLRARAFEPAEPREGVNAEIKHVMPEAVPATTRIIERKNEAAGEARLEDAAIIVSGGRGLGGPEPFEDLKALAAILNAQVAASRAACDSGWCPPTWQVGQTGKKVAPGLYLAVAISGASQHLAGISDAKNIAAINTDADAPIFKHCRFGIVEDYKKVIPLLKEKLAAAKS; from the coding sequence ATGAGCAACGTAATCATTTGTCTTTTCGCCGCCAACGGTTTTGACCGCGCGGCCCAAGGCGTCTCTGGCGCAGGCCAACGTTTAGCCGCTGACAACGGCGGCCGATTGCACGCCGTTGTCATTGGCGCAGCGGATGACGCGCTGCAAACGGCACTAAGCCCGCTGGCAGAAACTATCACCAGCCTGGCATTCAGCGAATACCAGCCAGAGGCCTGTTTGAACACGCTTACGCAGGTTTGCCGTGAGTTGGCTGCGCACGCCGTGCTCTTCGGCAATGACACGTACAGTCAGGAACTCGCGCCGCGCCTGGCCTATCGTTTGGGCGGCAGCGCTGTGGCCGATGGCATTGAGTTACTGCCGCACGGCGACAAGCTGCGCGTCAAACGTGCGGTGTATGGCGGCAAAGCCGTGGCGACGATTGAATTGCAACGCGCGCCCGCCGTGGTCTGGTTGCGCGCGCGCGCCTTTGAACCTGCGGAACCACGCGAGGGCGTCAACGCCGAGATCAAACACGTCATGCCCGAAGCCGTGCCCGCCACAACGCGCATTATCGAACGCAAGAATGAAGCAGCCGGCGAGGCGCGGCTGGAAGACGCTGCAATTATCGTTTCAGGCGGACGCGGCTTGGGCGGGCCGGAACCATTTGAAGACTTGAAAGCGCTGGCTGCCATTCTCAATGCGCAAGTCGCTGCCTCGCGCGCGGCCTGCGATTCGGGCTGGTGCCCGCCGACGTGGCAAGTCGGCCAGACGGGCAAGAAGGTCGCGCCAGGCCTGTACCTCGCCGTCGCCATCAGCGGCGCGAGCCAGCATCTGGCGGGCATCTCCGACGCCAAGAACATCGCGGCGATCAATACGGATGCCGACGCACCGATTTTCAAGCATTGCCGCTTTGGCATCGTCGAGGATTACAAGAAAGTGATTCCGTTGTTGAAAGAGAAACTGGCGGCGGCGAAAAGCTGA
- a CDS encoding DUF523 domain-containing protein: MSKLLISACLLGSKVRYDGSDKASDNDALADLMARGQVVTICPEVAGGLGVPRLPAEIQNGDGAAVLAKQTQVLDSAGNDVTNAFVSGARQALQLAQAHNIKVAILKARSPSCGNDLIYDGSFGKTLKAGQGVTAALLEQHCIKVFNEAQINEAVAYAASLITNEVI, from the coding sequence GTGAGCAAACTTCTTATCAGTGCCTGCCTGCTTGGCAGCAAAGTCCGCTACGATGGCTCAGACAAAGCCAGCGACAACGACGCGCTGGCTGATTTGATGGCGCGCGGGCAAGTCGTCACCATTTGCCCCGAAGTCGCGGGCGGGTTGGGCGTGCCGCGTTTGCCTGCCGAGATTCAAAACGGCGACGGCGCGGCGGTGCTCGCTAAGCAAACACAGGTTTTGGATTCTGCCGGCAACGATGTGACGAACGCTTTTGTCAGCGGCGCGCGACAGGCCTTACAACTGGCGCAGGCGCACAACATCAAGGTTGCCATTTTGAAAGCGCGCAGCCCGTCGTGCGGCAACGATTTGATTTATGACGGCAGCTTTGGCAAAACGCTGAAGGCGGGGCAAGGCGTGACGGCGGCTTTGCTGGAACAACACTGCATCAAGGTTTTTAACGAAGCGCAGATCAACGAGGCGGTGGCTTATGCCGCCAGTCTTATCACCAACGAGGTAATTTAA
- a CDS encoding carboxypeptidase regulatory-like domain-containing protein, with protein sequence MQTRSLLLAGSLVLSLFCTTLLYAQTTNGNLRGSVTDPNGAVLPNAAVTVKNRDTNATRKAVTNEEGTFAVDNLAPGEYEVTIEARGFQKTLKPFTLLTGASVEEHFALTVGSNNETVVITSDSAQVNTSDYKVDGVITRERIENLPLNGRSFLSLASLEPGVDVTFDPNPGAGGPNNYFRVSIAGSTSTLTRISVDGANVNDRITGGTAQNFSQETVQEFQISTFNFDLSVGNTSSGAVNIVSRTGGNQYRGSGFYFYRDHNLAAYPAFKRPDDPSAFNPGFNNPDLRKRLIDPFFARRNMGVNLGGPLKKDKLFFFSNFEYTNQVGAQTISFTNPIFAGFSHVGQLPFRGKLFNTRLDYRLNSKHSLYLRYSQDRNTNLSGSGNLESTWTSSRNYADQTNVGLTSILKPTLVNELRLSYSFYSNQLRPPNQEECSNPQYCFNLNGPRIGGFGLTLGNDANVTQHRILRTYQLNENVYWQKGAHRIRFGGNWEHLYGHGSWARIYQGTFNLYSPDTLLTQNTTLYNALPATLRTTTAGLPTFADILKLPVTGNISVSVGDAKQPPVYRGKEAARNDAYRLYAQDTWQVKPKFSFSYGMAWSFDDNLVSHDLDKPEWLRPVLGGANADLRPTRYDYNNFQPAIGWAWALGKQSKTVIRGGSGIYHASPNSFYTRLGERGFIGPAGNGLVPFNSQLVPNPFAGTPTPGSTTPQPVTLNFTAPTSFTGQNAIAIIPDLRTQLLARWGGGTDLSIRGIEVTKQALGAAGEGIFMSDLTTGYTFHITAGVQREIRRNMILTADFVMRRAVHFGGTEAGFGTDLNRATRPTVVATDPITQVVTFAQTPVIPFCANATQLNTPKFPCSSGAIIGYWSGINTRYTGLLMKLDKRFANGWQFTGSYALSRYVSNVNTTIANPTTPANLYETRGIAGNDVPHRFTFSGFYEVPRFKGENKLLRGLLNTWMVGLISDMRSRPTLNPNLGLDIDGDGSSRYLLPGIGWNKFGRGLDASDIRKAVEAHNADVIARAKPVPATATAAQIAQCTVFVNGTRMCGARTPQNQVIPLIYLPDKIANGDPFLSQDVRLTRQIQLGEKRRLSLIAEGFNIFNIANLSGYGSGLNAVAAPGTVQQATFGQPSNRVNQIFGTGGPRAFQFAARLNF encoded by the coding sequence ATGCAGACACGCAGCTTGCTGCTCGCGGGCAGCCTTGTTCTCTCACTTTTCTGCACCACGTTGCTTTATGCGCAAACCACGAACGGGAACTTGCGCGGCAGTGTCACCGATCCCAACGGCGCAGTGCTGCCCAATGCGGCGGTCACCGTCAAGAATCGCGACACCAATGCCACGCGCAAAGCCGTTACCAATGAGGAGGGAACTTTTGCCGTAGACAACCTCGCGCCCGGCGAATATGAAGTCACCATCGAGGCGCGCGGCTTTCAGAAAACCCTGAAACCATTCACGCTGCTGACCGGCGCCAGCGTCGAAGAGCATTTCGCGCTGACCGTCGGCTCAAACAACGAGACGGTCGTTATCACTTCGGACTCCGCGCAGGTCAACACCAGCGATTACAAAGTGGATGGCGTTATCACGCGCGAACGCATCGAGAACCTGCCGCTCAATGGCCGCAGCTTTCTCTCGTTGGCGTCGCTGGAACCCGGCGTGGATGTGACCTTCGATCCGAACCCAGGCGCGGGCGGGCCGAACAATTACTTTCGCGTTTCGATTGCCGGCAGCACCAGCACCTTGACGCGCATTTCGGTGGATGGGGCCAATGTCAACGACCGCATCACGGGCGGCACGGCGCAAAATTTCTCGCAAGAGACGGTGCAGGAATTTCAAATCTCGACCTTCAACTTTGATCTGTCGGTCGGCAATACTTCGTCAGGCGCGGTCAACATCGTCTCGCGCACGGGCGGCAATCAGTATCGCGGCAGCGGCTTTTATTTTTATCGCGATCACAACCTCGCCGCTTACCCCGCCTTCAAACGGCCCGATGATCCCAGCGCGTTCAATCCCGGTTTCAACAACCCTGACCTGCGCAAACGGCTGATTGATCCGTTTTTTGCCCGGCGCAACATGGGCGTTAATCTGGGCGGGCCGCTCAAGAAAGACAAGCTCTTCTTCTTCTCCAACTTTGAATACACCAACCAGGTGGGCGCGCAAACCATTAGCTTTACCAATCCGATCTTTGCGGGTTTTAGCCACGTCGGACAATTGCCGTTTCGCGGCAAGCTGTTCAACACGCGCCTGGATTACCGGCTCAACAGCAAGCACAGCCTTTACCTGCGCTACAGTCAGGATCGCAACACCAATCTGTCGGGCAGCGGCAATCTGGAATCCACTTGGACTTCCAGCCGCAATTACGCCGATCAAACCAACGTGGGCCTGACCAGCATTTTGAAGCCGACGCTGGTGAATGAACTGCGCCTTTCCTATTCGTTTTACAGCAACCAACTGCGGCCGCCGAATCAAGAGGAGTGCAGCAATCCACAATACTGTTTCAATCTGAACGGGCCGCGCATTGGCGGCTTCGGGCTGACGCTGGGCAATGACGCCAACGTCACCCAGCACCGCATCTTGCGCACCTATCAGTTGAATGAAAATGTTTATTGGCAGAAGGGCGCGCATCGCATCCGCTTTGGCGGCAATTGGGAACATCTTTACGGCCACGGTAGTTGGGCGCGCATTTATCAGGGCACCTTCAATCTTTATTCGCCCGACACGCTGTTGACGCAAAACACCACACTTTACAACGCGCTGCCGGCGACGTTGCGCACGACAACGGCGGGCTTGCCGACCTTCGCTGATATTTTGAAATTGCCGGTCACGGGTAACATCTCGGTCAGCGTCGGCGATGCCAAACAGCCGCCCGTCTATCGCGGCAAAGAGGCCGCGCGCAATGACGCCTATCGCCTCTACGCGCAAGACACCTGGCAGGTCAAACCAAAGTTCAGCTTCAGCTATGGCATGGCCTGGTCATTTGACGACAACCTCGTCAGCCACGATTTGGACAAGCCCGAATGGCTGCGTCCGGTGCTGGGCGGGGCGAATGCTGACCTGCGTCCGACGCGCTATGATTACAACAACTTCCAACCGGCCATCGGCTGGGCCTGGGCCTTGGGCAAACAGAGCAAGACGGTCATTCGCGGCGGGTCGGGCATCTATCACGCTTCGCCGAATTCGTTTTACACACGGCTGGGCGAACGCGGCTTTATCGGGCCGGCGGGCAATGGCCTCGTGCCGTTCAATTCGCAACTCGTGCCCAATCCGTTTGCGGGCACGCCGACGCCGGGCAGCACGACGCCCCAGCCGGTGACGTTGAATTTCACCGCGCCGACTTCGTTCACCGGGCAGAACGCGATTGCCATCATCCCGGATTTGCGCACGCAATTGTTGGCGCGTTGGGGCGGCGGCACTGACCTTTCGATTCGCGGCATCGAAGTCACCAAGCAAGCGTTGGGGGCCGCTGGTGAAGGCATCTTCATGAGCGACTTGACGACGGGCTACACCTTCCACATCACCGCCGGAGTGCAGCGCGAGATTCGCCGCAACATGATTTTGACGGCGGATTTCGTGATGCGGCGCGCCGTGCATTTCGGCGGCACCGAAGCCGGGTTTGGCACCGACCTCAATCGTGCGACGCGGCCCACGGTCGTTGCCACTGATCCCATCACGCAAGTCGTGACCTTCGCGCAAACGCCCGTCATTCCGTTCTGCGCGAACGCCACGCAACTGAATACGCCGAAATTCCCTTGCTCATCGGGCGCGATCATCGGTTATTGGTCGGGCATCAACACGCGCTACACCGGGCTGTTGATGAAGCTCGACAAACGCTTTGCCAACGGCTGGCAGTTCACCGGGTCGTATGCGTTGTCGCGTTATGTGAGCAACGTCAATACGACGATTGCCAACCCGACGACGCCGGCGAATCTATATGAAACGCGCGGCATCGCCGGCAACGATGTGCCGCACCGCTTCACCTTCAGCGGCTTTTATGAAGTGCCGCGCTTCAAGGGTGAAAACAAACTGTTGCGCGGATTGCTCAACACCTGGATGGTCGGACTGATTTCGGATATGCGCAGCCGTCCCACGCTGAATCCGAATTTGGGTTTGGACATTGATGGCGACGGCAGTTCGCGCTACCTGCTGCCCGGCATTGGCTGGAACAAGTTCGGACGCGGCCTGGATGCCAGCGACATTCGCAAAGCGGTCGAAGCGCATAATGCCGATGTCATCGCGCGCGCCAAACCCGTGCCCGCCACGGCGACGGCGGCGCAGATCGCGCAATGCACGGTCTTTGTGAACGGCACGCGGATGTGCGGCGCGCGCACCCCGCAAAACCAGGTGATCCCGCTGATTTATTTGCCGGATAAAATCGCGAATGGCGATCCGTTCCTCTCGCAGGATGTGCGGCTGACGCGGCAGATTCAACTTGGCGAAAAGCGGCGGCTCTCGTTGATTGCCGAAGGCTTCAACATCTTCAACAT
- a CDS encoding (Fe-S)-binding protein, with protein sequence MYALMLITTPTREVLWNISHVEVLYLLFALSLAVAAYGVWRRVQTWRQGLPVDRFDRPKERLQLLLKHALGQQRTLRERHARIFHTFIFTGFIILTIATTVVMVHHDFGLPLMQGWFYLIFQSFIVDVFGALTLFGVGLALWRRLKLKPKKLVYTDEAETILLALLAIVLTGFLVEGWRIAATHDPWGAWSPFGYVIARASAVILNETLLQHWHFAAWWTHAILVFGFIAWAPYTKMIHALTGPLNIYTARLAPSGALLKTIDFEQAETLGVKTLAGFTWKDLADFDACTECGRCTSVCPAHAAGKTLSPRDIILDLRTLLHEQSPISHLPSPIIGTVPATAPEALWACTTCGACMEACPVFIEQMPKIVDMRRFLVMEEAEFPHTMQDAITSLESRGHPFKGTQAGRLDWAEGLNVEMIGDAADAEVLLWVGCGGALLERNQKVVRATAQLLKKAGVKFAILGREENCTGDPARRIGNEFLFEMLAKENVETLAKYQVKKIVTSCPHCFNTFRNEYPHFGGHYEVFHHSEFLAALVNDGKLTPTAATDKQVTFHDPCYLGRHNGVFDAPRQLVQLSSKRAPVEPEMNRANGFCCGGGGGMSFVDEPKDKRVNQERAQQLLDTGADVVAVGCPFCMTMLEDGVKARKGEREVQVVDVAELLWQSVQQK encoded by the coding sequence ATGTACGCATTGATGCTCATTACTACGCCAACCCGTGAAGTCCTCTGGAACATCTCGCACGTCGAGGTGTTGTATCTGCTCTTCGCCTTGTCGCTGGCCGTGGCGGCTTACGGCGTTTGGCGGCGCGTGCAAACGTGGCGGCAGGGTTTGCCGGTTGACCGTTTCGACCGCCCGAAAGAACGCTTGCAGTTGCTGCTGAAACACGCGCTCGGCCAACAACGCACACTGCGCGAACGGCACGCGCGTATCTTTCACACGTTCATCTTCACCGGCTTTATCATCCTGACCATCGCCACGACCGTCGTGATGGTGCATCACGATTTCGGCCTACCGCTGATGCAGGGCTGGTTCTATCTGATCTTTCAATCGTTCATCGTGGATGTGTTCGGCGCGCTGACTTTGTTCGGCGTCGGCCTTGCGTTGTGGCGGCGCTTGAAGTTGAAGCCAAAGAAGCTGGTTTACACCGATGAAGCCGAAACGATCCTGCTGGCGCTGTTGGCCATCGTGCTAACGGGCTTTCTGGTCGAAGGCTGGCGCATTGCCGCGACACACGACCCGTGGGGCGCATGGTCGCCGTTCGGGTATGTGATCGCGCGCGCTTCGGCGGTAATTTTGAACGAGACGCTGTTGCAACACTGGCATTTCGCCGCGTGGTGGACGCATGCGATTTTAGTCTTCGGCTTCATCGCCTGGGCGCCTTACACCAAGATGATTCACGCGCTGACCGGGCCGCTGAACATTTACACCGCACGACTGGCACCGAGCGGGGCGTTGCTCAAGACGATTGATTTCGAGCAAGCCGAAACGCTGGGCGTCAAGACGCTGGCCGGCTTCACCTGGAAAGACCTGGCCGATTTCGACGCCTGCACCGAATGCGGGCGCTGCACATCGGTTTGCCCGGCACACGCGGCGGGCAAGACGCTTTCGCCGCGCGACATCATTCTGGATTTGCGCACGCTGCTGCACGAGCAATCTCCCATCTCCCATCTCCCATCTCCCATCATCGGCACTGTGCCCGCGACTGCGCCCGAAGCGCTCTGGGCTTGCACGACCTGCGGCGCGTGTATGGAAGCCTGTCCCGTCTTCATCGAACAGATGCCGAAGATCGTGGACATGCGCCGCTTCCTAGTGATGGAAGAGGCCGAGTTCCCCCACACGATGCAGGACGCGATCACTTCGCTCGAATCGCGTGGGCATCCCTTCAAAGGCACACAGGCCGGGCGATTGGATTGGGCGGAAGGCTTGAACGTCGAGATGATTGGCGACGCCGCTGATGCAGAGGTCTTGCTCTGGGTCGGCTGTGGCGGTGCGCTGCTCGAACGCAATCAAAAGGTCGTGCGCGCGACGGCGCAGTTGTTGAAAAAGGCGGGCGTCAAATTCGCCATCCTGGGCCGCGAAGAGAACTGCACGGGCGATCCGGCACGGCGCATCGGCAACGAATTCCTGTTTGAAATGCTGGCGAAAGAGAACGTCGAGACGCTGGCAAAATATCAGGTCAAAAAGATCGTCACGTCATGCCCGCACTGCTTCAACACCTTCCGCAACGAATACCCGCACTTCGGCGGGCATTACGAAGTCTTTCACCACAGCGAGTTCCTCGCCGCACTGGTCAACGACGGCAAACTCACGCCCACGGCGGCGACGGATAAACAAGTCACCTTTCACGATCCGTGCTATCTGGGCCGCCACAACGGCGTTTTCGACGCACCGCGCCAGTTGGTGCAACTGTCGAGCAAACGCGCGCCCGTCGAACCCGAAATGAATCGCGCGAATGGTTTCTGCTGCGGTGGCGGCGGCGGGATGAGTTTTGTGGACGAACCCAAAGACAAGCGCGTCAATCAGGAGAGGGCGCAGCAACTGCTGGACACAGGCGCGGACGTCGTCGCGGTCGGCTGTCCGTTCTGTATGACGATGCTGGAAGACGGCGTGAAGGCGCGGAAGGGCGAGCGCGAGGTGCAGGTGGTGGATGTGGCGGAGTTGTTGTGGCAATCGGTGCAACAGAAATAA